A DNA window from Halomonas zincidurans B6 contains the following coding sequences:
- a CDS encoding enoyl-CoA hydratase-related protein produces MTDTTSLAKLRIDPRGVAWLTLDKPDVHNAFDDALIGELNAHLDQLHDAAERDEVRIIVLGSEGKHFSAGADLNWMKRMVDYGLDANLADSRQLSRLMQRLDSLPCPTVCRVQGAAYGGAVGLAACCDLVIASEAARFCLSEVKIGLSPAVISPYVQRAIGSRQMRRFALTAEVIDVTTAQVLGLVHEVTDKHELDERVAIYVDTLLTASPQASRATKALLAEVAREPDSDAIRERCCRTISELRVSDEGQEGLTAFFDKRAPAWQRDSDASHDKEPRS; encoded by the coding sequence ATGACAGACACAACAAGCCTTGCAAAGCTTCGGATCGATCCCCGCGGCGTCGCCTGGCTGACGCTCGACAAGCCCGACGTGCATAACGCCTTCGACGACGCGCTGATCGGCGAGCTCAACGCCCACCTCGACCAACTGCATGACGCCGCCGAGCGCGACGAGGTGCGCATCATCGTGCTGGGCTCGGAGGGCAAGCATTTCTCGGCCGGCGCCGATCTCAACTGGATGAAGCGCATGGTCGACTACGGCCTCGACGCCAATCTTGCGGATTCGCGCCAGTTGTCACGGCTGATGCAGCGGCTCGACAGTCTGCCCTGCCCTACGGTCTGCCGGGTGCAGGGCGCGGCCTACGGCGGCGCGGTGGGTCTGGCGGCGTGCTGCGACCTGGTGATCGCCTCCGAGGCGGCGCGCTTCTGCCTCTCCGAGGTCAAGATCGGCCTGTCGCCGGCGGTGATCAGCCCCTACGTGCAGCGCGCCATCGGCAGCCGCCAGATGCGCCGCTTCGCGCTGACCGCCGAGGTCATCGACGTGACCACCGCCCAGGTGCTCGGCCTGGTGCATGAAGTGACCGACAAGCACGAGCTCGACGAGCGGGTGGCTATCTATGTCGACACCCTGCTCACCGCCTCGCCCCAGGCCAGCCGCGCCACCAAGGCGCTGCTCGCCGAGGTCGCCCGCGAGCCCGATTCCGACGCCATCCGCGAGCGCTGCTGTCGCACCATCAGCGAGTTGCGCGTCAGCGACGAAGGCCAGGAGGGCCTGACCGCCTTCTTCGACAAGCGCGCCCCCGCCTGGCAGCGCGACAGCGACGCTAGCCATGACAAGGAGCCGCGCTCATGA